AAAAGCGTTTTCTGAAACAGAATCAACATAAACCTGTAGGGGTATAAAGTTAAAAACGAAGCGGAGATAGAATCTGACCTTCCCTTCCACTTCCCAGAGCATGCCATTCTCAATTTCCTTGTATGGGAAGGAGTCAGACAAAAGCTCATCGCCTGAAAATAGTAACAAGCAGAGGAAAGAGTATTACTTCTCGCCACAAAAAACACAGATGTTATTGGCTTTGAAGACATGGGCACATCAAGATCATGCGTACTATGTCGATCTTTAACGCCTCCTATTATAACCACCAATCTCCAAATAACAAACAAGGATTCCGGTCACCAAAACTTTTCAAAACTTCTCACTTTGTACACAATTCAGAGTGAAAGAGGAAATCGCCGAAACATATTTTTGATTCGGAAGAACCTCAACTactgaaagaaaatcaaagaaattcaACAAGGGAAATCTGCAGCATCCCATGGATTAAACATCAAAGAACTGTTCCCCTAAAAAGGGACAAAAAAACCAAACtaccgagaaaagaaaaaagaacgaaCTCTGCTTTTCTTTCTACGATCGCACTCCAACGATCACCGAAAGATTCTTTCAACCAAGGCAGACGaaatccaaaaggaaaaatccgGGCAACCCaagtcaaaaaaaataaagagatgcTTTGGCatcagcaaaaagaagaaaagggttgCAGTACCCGTGAGCAGATCCTGATAAACAAGCATGGTTGCTGAAGCTCTGTTTCTGCACCTTCTGAAACGAAAATTCCCTCTTTCCCTTTGGGGCACAGAAAGCTAAAAAAGCAGatacccagagagagagagagagagagagagagagacagagaatgAGAGAGACTCGGAGAGAAGATAGCGCAAAGCGTGGGGAGGCGAGATTTTATAGTGGCAGTGTGCAGCGGAGGACGCACATATATTATTAGATAATTTCCTATTTTGTAAATCCGAGTTCTGATTGGGATATGTTCTTCATGATTAAACTAGAAGTATTATTATGCGTTATCTTGCTGTGAAATCCCGATCATGCCCCTCTGATATCTTCCGGTGATCTGTACACACCGACATGAGGGACGGGAACATCGGAAGTTGACCGCCCAGGATGTTCGAATTCCACTCTGCCTTGGACTCTTGCTTTCCTCGGATCTCGCGCATGGCAGGTGCCGTAGCCGTTCAGgatactatttttctttttcctttttctttttgttataattttcaGATGGACAGGTTACTTGATTTGAACGGGAAGGACTTCGTATGTAAATAACAAATTTCTCTCACAGGTAACGCCCCCGTTCGATTTACGTATTTCTAATCAATAgactaaaaaaatattgatatcCGGCATcgataaaaaaaagagaaaatgaatttatatattatataattagATGACTTAGGAACATTACATTGAAAGTATTTCATGAGCCGaatgaataaaattattatacaTTACGTAAAACTTAATAATGAAAGTTTCTGAAGCATGCCATGATTTCTTctacttttaaaaatttcttgcactTATAAAGTACGGAGTCTTGAATaaagtattttgatttatggATAAAAGGATGAATGGTGACACGTTAAGAGGTGGATTCGCGCATTTAGATCAAGCATGAAAAGTAGATTTGGCATCTCGCATCACTAAGCATAGACGACTCATGTTTGACCATCAAACCCGGCTTTAGCTCCATGTCGTATTTTACTGGTGGAGCTAGCAGGATGCGTCCCGTGAACGGTGTTAGATCTATTTTGAGTCAACCAACAAAAGTATCACTTCTTCTAAGCATTCACACATCAAATAAGTCGTACCTCAGCCAGGCCACTCGGAAGTTCGACATGTAAAAGTAGACATTAATGACAGGAATTAGAATCCGTATATCACATACAAAGATTGAGAAGGAATAGTTCTTTAATGAGACACTATGAACCCATAATATCTTACATAAGTTGCATAACATTAGCTATCATCAGAGATATAATAGTAGGTAAAATTAAGATTTAGGCTGGACAATTCTACTAAATAGTCATGTTTGCTTAGGAAGTTATGAATATGATAGTAATATTTCCAACAAAGATTCGAAGGTACATTTGAGATGAACGATCAGTGCACAGGTTAAGCTTACATTTATTAGACCAATCATCCATGTTTGTCTCAAAATGTACTACAGATATAGAATTTGATAAATATGCCTAAGAAAAGGTATGCTCAATGTCTTCCCTTACTATCATGTATTGCCAAACTCGCAAAACGGTTCACTTAGGAACTGACCTTGCGGGTCAATAATTGTACCCAACCCtatcctaattaaataaaacttaAGGAGCCTGAATAAGTAATGGGTTCTCGATCAGGacaacaatcaagaaaagggtTCAATGGATTCGTAGGATGATTTATCGGCTACAACGAAAAAGCATGACCAAAGATATTTGGGGTATACCTGAACCTAAGTCGCTACTTTgatctaggaaaaaaaaaagatctcacCAACTTATCATGAGGTTAGCAGTGTGGAATAAAAGCAAATCTGACAAGATCAGGTGGAAGGGAAAAGCACATGCATTCTTCCTTTGCTCAAGAGCCATTTGATTAAAGTGGAAAGAGAACAATTCATATTCTCCTTTATTCAATAAAAGGAACGACGAGGGTTAGAGCGCAAAAGGCATATGCTAATATCCCTTTACATAATTGAATGCCAGGTCAGTTGATCCGAGAAGGCTCATGTCATGAGGAATAAGAACGCAAGGCAGACAATTTTGACCAGCCGACGTCTATACTAGATCAAGCCATATCAACTTATGGCAAGCACATAGGCGTGTCTAGTCTTCTCAAAGTATACCGCCAGAGCGTAACTAATTAGAATTCCTTTTTTAACTCCACGAGCAAAACGACAAATATGCGTGTTCCCAAGTTCCCATTCAAACCATGCTAATGATGGCCACTCATACCCAATGGCTTTTGGTCGGTCCTGCTAGATACAACCAGTTATCGATCCCGCGTCTCCCGTGGCCATCACACTACCGAACAAAAGCCAGGATTTCAAGCATGCAGGTTCAATAGGAGTAGCCACGCTCCCATCAATATATGTCATAGCTAATTAATTACACAGAAAATTAGCAACCGCGGCTGACTTCGGCTCCAGGCAAAATCCAAGTGACATGGTTTTAAGAGAAAAACGCAGTATAACTAACTAAAGCTCGATTCAGCCAGGGTTAAAAATACCAAACTGCTGGCGGGTCAAAATGATTGCACTAGGATGTCAATTCAAATACTCTAACTAGCCTTAGTTCCTCAGAATGATAGATCAAGTCTTCCTCCCCCTCTAAGAGCATGTTAAGATGTTATGGGAATGACCGGTTCAATCAGACCTGCCCTGAAATTGCAGAAATAATCAATGCCCAACTGGAGATCGAACGACAATAATGTGCATCATGCTCTAAGAACGTATCAATTTCCAATGAGAGCACATACAGATGGTGAGGCGGACCGAGATACACTCCTTCTGGGGCTTCTGCTCAGACTCTGTCCCCTGCGTTCCTCTTTCCTGTATGACTGCGAATAAGAAAGCAAGCAATGGCATCAGCACATCCTTGTGATGCACTCAAGATATTCCTACTCTCGTAAGGTAACCCATTCATGTCGTGTAGGGCAAACAGGATAGAGTCCAAACAAAAATTCACTCACAGGTGATATTGGAGATCTTGATCTTGATCTGGACCTACAACAAACGTCAATCAAAATGATGCCCTGATCCTCCAATGAAGACCCTCAGAACTGCTTCACCACATagcaaccaaaagaaagaagatccaTATATACTTGCAGCCAAAATAAAAGAGACCTCTTTTATTGGGCTTCGGTTATCTTGCTCTGATTCTGTCTATAGTCTTCTGATGCTTTTCCATTGTCTGTTTTTATCTCTTTCATTTTGTAAATTTCTGAacctagaaattttttttttttttcctctgatgATAAAATCCTTTATTATCCGttaaagagaaagagaaaaaaaaactgaacaATAGCATCATGCATGCCAAGAAGGCAGCAAAACTTCTCAAAGAGATGCATGGTTTACCTTGAAGGTGACCGCAGAGAAACAGACCTTGCTGGAGACACAGATGGAGACCGTCGCGAGTGCTTGGGCCTTGGAGACTTGCTGCAAAAGAATTTGAGTTTACTTACTCTTATGCAGTGTACATACATAATTATTAAGTGAATATAACAGAACATTACAAACCTTCTACTCCGGTTGCTGTAGCTGGGGCTGCGGCTCCTCGAATAATTGGGACTACGACTGGGACTTCTAGAGCGGCTTCGATGTGAATCATATTCTTTGACCTAAAGAAAGGACCAGAAATGAGGTGACTGCAGTCAAATTAATCCTATAACGACTAATTGATCTCACAATACCCGTATATAAGCTCGACTGAAGGCATTCCTGAATAGAGAATCATCCAGTTTTCTGATCTACACAAGGAACATGAAATCACTCTGAGAGACGTAACCTTGACAGATTAACATGGACACAAAATAAACCAATTGAAGACCAAAGAAACTAGAACATAGATTAGAGAGGACTTACCGcatatttcatgtcatcataATTACTATAATCGACAATTCCTATCACACCTGTAGAGGCATTGTAATGACAACATGAAAAGCTCAGAACTCATCAGCAGCAGTATCTTGCTAGTCCATGCAGGAGACTGTGCATAAGGAATCCCTAAACCTACCACGCCGATCAGGATACACCTCAGAAAAACAGACATCTCCAGCACGACGCATATGATCCTAACAAAAATGTGTAGGAGTTCCCATCAGAATTACATTCTCAAAAcgaaggaaaagaggaaatgtTTATGTGTTACATGACATGCAATACTCCAGACAATCGCACCTTCAGATCTTGCCATGAAGCTGAGGAAGGTAATCCAGTGACCAATACTGCGAAATGGAGACATAAACATAAGACTCTTAAGAGCTGACAACATTATAAGAGATAACACAAGATATATATATACCGCGATAGTCAGAACGCCTTGaacggctgctgctgctgctgccacTGTAACTCCGGTACCGGTCCACAGGCGACCTCTGTCCCCCATGAGCAAGTTCAACCTTGTATACAGGACCACAACAATACAGATGAGATGGGGAAACACAAGATAAGTGAAATCAGAGAATAGGAATAGATGTCCTTTTTCCCTATAAAATAAGGAGAGATTCTAAAGAACTCACTCGCAACCGGTAGCCATCAAATTCATATCCATCACGACCATAAATTGCATCTTCAGCATCACGACGATCTTCAAACtgcaacaagaatgaaataTGTCGagccataagaacatcaagaatgcAATAAACTAACAGAATAATATCAGAACCAAAATCACCATTGAAACAAATGGGGGACCCTAGTGTTACTGATTACTGAATAATATTCTATAACATAACTTGTTAAGCTATACTGACCTCAACAAATGCATAACCCGGTGGCCTTGCAGGGATCTTCAACTCAATGTCAACAATAGGGCCATACTGCAAAAGGGCAATAATGAAAATCGCCACAAGAACTTACAAGAGAGAAAaggcaaaggaaaaaagtataGTCCTCACCACATGCGCACATTGTCGCTATTCAGGaatgaaaagaagatgaagtttTGCCAAAAAGAGCCTGAGGTATTTTCCTAAGCTAGATCCAGAAAGAAAAATCTCCCCAATTCACATGAGAATCTTTACTCTACAATTAATagtaaataacaaataatttggaaaatattttccaacaaaGATTGCTTgaatcacttacaaaaatgaacgaaTGGTAATTTCATCGTTCACAAAATTGTTTAGACATAAACCATTAtcgatgataaaaatattattcattgactaattatttcaagcgatcatcttttgaaaaatattttccaaatcattcacgATACAATTGGCGGTCTTAATCACCAATGAGGTGCCTAATCCAATGCCCGGGAACTAAACACTCCATATCTCTCGATAAAAATCCATTCTTTGataacttaattgaaaaagaaaaaaagatttaaatgGTAAAGAATCACAAAAATCCAAGGAGACAATGGGtatgaagaaaattcaaacaGACTTTCGTGAAACGAGCAGGCACTCAAACAAatgaaagaacaagaacaaaaacatgcaataAAAGAAGGACCTTGTAGAACAAATCTTCGATTTCCCTTTTGCGAATGTCCCCAGGGAGATTGCCAACATAAATGGTGCGGCTCAATCGGTTGCTCATTTTCACTCTCCTGAAACCACAGCAAagggaatttaaaaaaaaaagaaaagaaaagaaaaaccctaaCAACTTCACTGGCGAATTCCACACATCCACAGCATCTGAAGGAGTAGAAGTAGCTGGAAATGAACCCCCATGTAATTGCAGATTACATCTACACTCCAACCGATCAAATGCATTAAGAAAGCGCTGAACCACGAAAACACACCCCGATCGCGGCCGCGACCAGACCACACTCGAACGTCCACCCCCGTCACTAACACTAGACCCAGCAAACGAATCAACCAAAGAACCCAAGCAGCGCAACCACTACCACTACCGACGACCGCGAGACGGATTGAGAAGACGGGAACCCGAGAAATCGACAAGGGCGAACGCGAGAATCAATGCGCGGACCGGATCATCGGCAACTGACGGCAACTGACTCCGACAGCGAGAAAGAACGAGAATTCGAGGTCGAGGAAATCGATAAAGCAAAAAGGGCAGAAACCTCGGAGCCGAGAGAGAGATTGCGTAAGTGAGGGGTCCGTCCGCCTGGGAGTGTCCCTCTGCAAGGAAGGAACGGCGGTTGGTGgggagcgagcgagagagagagagagatgcgatGATATAAAAATGCCACAAGCGTCGGGGAAAGCTTCGGAAGCTTCCCGAGGGCGGAAGTCCTTCGCGCTCGGGGCGCGACGTGCGCCGTCCGATCGGGGATCGGGCGAGTCCGGATGGGCTCTGATCAGCGGCCACGCCGGTTTACATCCAGGCTCGCCCGCGTAGGGTAATTCGTATCCGCTTTGAGGTAATACTTAGGCGTGGCCCAATGATCAGGCCCGAATAATAAACCTTTGCTGAAATTtgtccattttaaaaatatttccttttatgATAAGTGTGacaaaagtcttaaattttattttgaaaatataattgaggtctaaaatttacaaaagaaatGCATTCGAATtgaaaaacttattaaattgataatCAAGTCATTCCGTTAATTTCGTCTAATTTGACTAATAGAAAATGTTAACGtgactttttaaaatatgttttttcCTCTTACGTGATGATCATGTGGTTAAATGATAAAACATAAGGTTGAAGCGCACGAAATCATTGTCACttaacataaataaaataattaaaaaacaacTCATATTAGCATTTTTCTGTTAACCAAATTAAACGAAATTAATGGAATAATTCAATTGAattaacttgacaagttttaatatttgacttatatttcttataaattttaaaacttaaatattcttttatgacaagtttttaTAGGGATGATCAATTTTTGGTCCAATCCCACCCATGAATTGGGAATTAAACTGCTTGGTCTTGGAACCGATCCAACAAATTCAGCAAATACTGAGTCTGTTGACAAAGTTGAGGGTCCAACCGAGGAAGAAATTGGAGAGTATGGCCACAGGAAGGTTAGGGTGGGAGGCAAAGGGTGGAGATGATCGAGATTAAAACCACGGTGAATGGCTATTTACAGAAGATAGAAAGTTTTAAATCAATCGAAAATCGTATGAATCAAAGATGATTTATTCCTTGTCTCCTTTTATCGGTTCATCCGAGGCACGGCATATAAGAGGTCTGTCAATTTGTGCGATAATATTACTTAATCAGAAAGCGCAAATCAAGATTCATCCTTCGTGTCACTCCATGTGAGATGCTGCATGTTGATCCTCCCCATTCTCACGCCACCTGCTATAACATTATTCAAAGAGAACGAACGTACAAAACTTTAATCAAAGATAGAGAAGCTGAGAGTTTAATCATTCAACTACGCGGCCTCGCATCACAAAGACTTTCAGATAAGACCCGTTCTTTCAACGAGAGCCCTGACCACGAGGtcttttccttcaaagataCCCTCATTTTCTCACCGGCCGTGTACTGGAGATGAAGAAGACCAGgaaaaagaagacgaagaaatgatgtctattttgatttctctatGGAAAAAATCGGTTCAATTCTCACTTTAGAATTAAGAATTTGATCATCCATCACTAATTTCGATTTTATGGAATGGGAGATTTAGATTAGCATCCATAAAAATTGCCCAGAACTAGACGGCGTGAATGATTCTCATTGCACtcttaattttaggatttctagtATACATATCCtatttttttgtataaaatttTGGTATGGACTGGACTTTAAGTACTTTTGTGACGAGCTTTAAATTTTAATACATATATCCCATTTccttttatgaaattttggtttgGAATGAGCTTTCCGCCAAACTGCCCTTATTTGGACTTGTGGAGTTTATGCGTGAGAGAGGCAAAACTGACTTTCAcactaattttatttcatgtttATGTGCCATATAATCGTTacacttaattatattttcattcaatCATTTAGAGGGGCATTGTCCCTCTTACAGTtgcacatttttatttatttgtataatATCAAATGTTTTAAATTACCCAAGCAAATTTGTTCTTGCATACAattcttttaaataaatcgTTAAAATTAGAATTGCGAAATTTAGGATCTCCAACAATGACCTATCCACACGTTTTACAAAAATTCACTGTTTACTTTTTCTAATGATTTAAAGAGATCGTTTGGGCTTTGGTTTTTTGTACCATTAAATGGAGAGAGGTCTCAATGTCAAAATCTAATGTTAGTGAAAAATATTACGAGATGCATCgtataaataaaattcattaaaataagGGTTCTTTTTGTAGAGAATTTGCCAAGTGAGCAAAGATTCAGGGCTATGGTCCACGTCAGCACCCAAACACGCACCACCACCGCCCATGGTTTTCTCATGGTTATTTTTCCCAGGTTGACAAGTCCTAATTTGTCTCCGCCTGTCTCCACAGATTCGCGCACGTATATAAatcccctcctcctcttcgccACGCCACCACCATTGGCTTGGCtttgacctctctctctctctctctctccccgccaCCGAAAGCTCGTGCCTTTTTCGGACATGGCGGAATCCAAGACCACCATGGAAGCCGTGAGGCATTGGGTCGTCGAGCACAAGCTTAGGACCGTCGGTGAGTTTTCCGATCGATCAAGGAGCCTTTACCCTTTTAGTCTGTTCTTCAAATCGattgaaaatttctcttttgtatggTTTTTTTTCTGGGGGGTTGAATCTGATTTTGGTTCTTGTATCGGTGCTGTTGTAAAAAAGGGTGTCTCTGGCTCAGCGGTATTACGGGTTCGATCGCATACAACTGGTCTCAGCCCGCCATGAAAACTAGCGTCAAGATCATTCATGCTAGGTAAcgagtaattttatttttgcttcttgttaAACCATGTAAGAGCAAGAGCGTGGTTAATCGTCGGATATTATGCCTTTTTCTTCTGATCCTCTTATATCTGGATTAAAGTTTTTCTAGTTTCTGTGTCCCGACAACGCCAGGATCGTGCAAGTTAGGTAGAGGATCTCATGGTTTGGAATATTGTTGGAACCTGATTTGGGTAGATCTAGGCCAAGGCTCAACTCTTTAGATGGTTACTAATGCAGAGATGGAATGATCTAATATTGGCTTTAGGCTCTTTGTCTTTAGTCGACCGAGCTATAGTTTGACCGTCTGCAGTTGCTCGGCtaaattcttttgcttttgattGAGGTCATAATAAGCTCTTGGAAATGAATAATTAACCCAGAATCTTGTAAAAGTTTAACAGAGAATAGTTTAGTTGATGAGTGAGCAACTTGACATTGACATGCTGCACAAATTACTTTGCCCGTGACGGGATGGAAGTCTGTCTCAATGATATAGGAGCAATGTGATTGCGAAAAGTATCTAGATGAGATGTGTTCTTGACAGGTCTCTAGTACTACATGAAGCAAATTGTGGTTCTCAGCAAGAGTTGCAGACCTTACAAATGTTGAACGAGCTTCTCCGCAGTCTTGGGTTTATAAGCTCTGATTGTTCTAGTACTGATTTTAGTTTTATCTGACCTTGAATATGGAACTACTATTTTGGTGTATTTGTATTGGTACTCAATTCCTTTGCAAGTCCTCCTGTTGGACTCTGTTTTGGACAATTCATCGAGTTTCATCTCCTAGGTTTAGCAAGGAGTCTCCTTAGGCATTTCTGCGACGATATTGAACTTTACAGTCATTGCATCTTGTCTAGAAAGTTATAACGGAGGAAGATTTTGACATGCTCATCTATGGCGCAAGTTATGGATAGTGCATAAAAGAGAATTCTTCTAACATCATGTATTATTGTATAGGTTGCCTGTGTTGTTAGTGTAGTTTAGCCATAAATTTCACCTTCAGATTCATGTTTCATGCATCTGCCATTCTTACGGACTCATGTGCCACTCAAAGTGTTAATTTTGCTCACTCGCTGATATGTACATTGTCACCGTTCAGGTTGCATGCTCAAGCATTGACACTGGCTGCTTTAGCTGGTGCTGCAGCGGTCGAGTACTATGAGCACAGATCAGGAGCTAAGACTGACCGCCCCTCAAAATATCTTCCTGTGCAATCTTTCTCACATAAGGATTAAAATGGACGGCGTGCATCAACTCTTTTGCCTGCAGCATGAGACTTAATCAGCAATTTTTCAGCAATAAAATCCCTGTGAACAGAATAATTTAACCTCAATATAGAAGTTTTTGTTCTGTGATTAAGAGACTCGTTTGTTGTATACTTGGAGATGAGCCTGACAGGAATTTTTTGGAATGCCATTCTTTCTGGACAGATACTTATGAATACAGC
This region of Eucalyptus grandis isolate ANBG69807.140 chromosome 8, ASM1654582v1, whole genome shotgun sequence genomic DNA includes:
- the LOC104415603 gene encoding serine/arginine-rich splicing factor SR30 isoform X1, whose translation is MSNRLSRTIYVGNLPGDIRKREIEDLFYKYGPIVDIELKIPARPPGYAFVEFEDRRDAEDAIYGRDGYEFDGYRLRVELAHGGQRSPVDRYRSYSGSSSSSRSRRSDYRVLVTGLPSSASWQDLKDHMRRAGDVCFSEVYPDRRGVIGIVDYSNYDDMKYAIRKLDDSLFRNAFSRAYIRVKEYDSHRSRSRSPSRSPNYSRSRSPSYSNRSRSKSPRPKHSRRSPSVSPARSVSLRSPSRSRSRSRSPISPSYRKEERRGQSLSRSPRRSVSRSASPSGRSD
- the LOC104415603 gene encoding serine/arginine-rich splicing factor SR30 isoform X2, yielding MSNRLSRTIYVGNLPGDIRKREIEDLFYKYGPIVDIELKIPARPPGYAFVEFEDRRDAEDAIYGRDGYEFDGYRLRVELAHGGQRSPVDRYRSYSGSSSSSRSRRSDYRVLVTGLPSSASWQDLKDHMRRAGDVCFSEVYPDRRGVIGIVDYSNYDDMKYAIRKLDDSLFRNAFSRAYIRVKEYDSHRSRSRSPSRSPNYSRSRSPSYSNRSRSKSPRPKHSRRSPSVSPARSVSLRSPSRSRSRSRSPISPSYRKEERRGQSLSRSPRRSVSRSASPSV
- the LOC104415604 gene encoding uncharacterized protein LOC104415604; the encoded protein is MAESKTTMEAVRHWVVEHKLRTVGCLWLSGITGSIAYNWSQPAMKTSVKIIHARLHAQALTLAALAGAAAVEYYEHRSGAKTDRPSKYLPVQSFSHKD